Proteins from a single region of Paenibacillus sp. BIHB 4019:
- a CDS encoding GH25 family lysozyme, producing the protein MKRNKKWRNIVIGGLALLLLLGVLEYKGIIWHNSIFAKAYEVKGLDVSHYQGKINWKQIKAAGKYEFMFVKATEGKDYTDEWFQANWQGAREQRFLTGAYHFFTTKSTGEEQTAHFIKTVPNEQDSLPPVIDLEISLDHEQAGVHKELKALADGMEAHYGKKPILYVTYDTYHTYVEDVSAFAPYEIWIRDIVKHPKLGERGWQFWQYHNRGHVAGIDMYVDINVFKGSRAAFLTQFSDAPSMLLAD; encoded by the coding sequence ATGAAACGTAATAAGAAATGGCGAAATATAGTCATTGGCGGACTAGCTTTGCTCTTGCTGCTGGGTGTTTTAGAATATAAAGGGATCATTTGGCATAATTCCATATTTGCGAAAGCCTATGAGGTGAAAGGGCTGGATGTCTCGCATTATCAAGGCAAAATAAACTGGAAGCAAATAAAAGCGGCGGGGAAATATGAATTTATGTTTGTGAAAGCGACAGAAGGCAAGGATTATACCGATGAGTGGTTCCAAGCAAATTGGCAAGGAGCGAGGGAGCAGCGCTTTTTGACGGGAGCATATCATTTTTTCACAACGAAAAGTACGGGGGAGGAGCAGACGGCCCATTTTATAAAAACAGTTCCGAATGAGCAGGATAGCCTGCCGCCCGTCATCGATCTGGAAATCAGCCTGGACCATGAACAAGCGGGCGTACATAAGGAACTGAAGGCGCTGGCGGACGGCATGGAGGCGCATTATGGCAAAAAGCCTATTTTGTATGTGACGTATGATACTTATCATACTTATGTAGAAGATGTATCTGCTTTTGCTCCCTATGAAATATGGATTCGCGATATTGTTAAGCATCCGAAGCTTGGAGAGCGAGGCTGGCAGTTCTGGCAATATCATAACAGGGGACATGTGGCAGGGATTGACATGTACGTCGATATCAATGTGTTTAAAGGAAGCCGTGCTGCTTTTTTGACGCAGTTTTCGGACGCTCCTTCCATGCTTTTGGCGGACTAA
- a CDS encoding DUF3995 domain-containing protein, whose amino-acid sequence MMLWLSFCGFILLLLGGIHVYWAFGGKWGASAALPTKAGSQQTLFVPGAAGTSIVACLLFCAAMLLLMQGRLLPVFLGAAFIQWCCWACAAAFMLRTIGDFSYVGLFRKVRITRFAKFDLYLFTPLCLLLSAAFFAAATLEP is encoded by the coding sequence ATGATGCTGTGGCTTTCCTTTTGCGGGTTCATTTTGCTGCTGCTAGGCGGTATTCATGTTTATTGGGCTTTTGGCGGCAAATGGGGCGCCAGCGCTGCATTGCCTACGAAGGCGGGGTCGCAGCAAACCCTATTTGTGCCGGGAGCAGCAGGTACGTCGATCGTAGCCTGCCTGCTGTTTTGCGCGGCGATGCTCTTGCTCATGCAAGGAAGGCTGCTCCCCGTTTTCTTAGGCGCGGCTTTCATCCAGTGGTGCTGCTGGGCATGTGCAGCCGCCTTTATGCTGCGGACGATTGGCGATTTCAGCTATGTCGGCCTTTTCCGCAAAGTCCGCATAACCCGCTTTGCCAAGTTCGACCTGTATTTGTTTACGCCGCTTTGCCTGCTGCTGTCAGCCGCCTTTTTTGCAGCTGCAACCTTGGAACCCTAA
- a CDS encoding TetR/AcrR family transcriptional regulator: MVLRQQRKQELKERIFRHAVQLFREKGFANVTIDEITQSCGVAKGTFYNYFPRKEAILLDLGQMQLEVTGENLERYALINGIKEKLLTLFRDLFQKYAVNAGLAKLTITEILRSPLLMQEEFNVINKFEKLLDGLLNEAQRQKQLPSYLASADVAAVLAGLYFHALLAWAASVEEAWQMQAGFERRFEVIWEGLKMRGEFA; this comes from the coding sequence ATGGTGCTGAGACAACAGCGGAAGCAGGAGCTTAAAGAACGTATTTTTAGGCATGCCGTGCAGTTATTTCGGGAAAAAGGCTTTGCAAATGTCACCATTGATGAGATTACGCAAAGCTGCGGCGTTGCCAAAGGAACGTTTTATAACTATTTTCCACGCAAGGAAGCCATCCTCCTTGATTTGGGCCAGATGCAGCTGGAAGTGACGGGAGAAAACCTTGAGCGATACGCATTAATTAATGGCATAAAAGAAAAGCTGCTAACGTTATTTCGCGACTTGTTTCAAAAATATGCCGTAAACGCTGGGCTCGCGAAGCTCACCATAACGGAAATACTGCGCTCTCCCCTGCTTATGCAGGAAGAATTTAATGTCATTAATAAATTTGAGAAGCTGCTGGATGGCCTTCTGAATGAGGCACAGCGGCAAAAGCAATTGCCAAGCTATCTCGCTAGTGCAGACGTCGCAGCCGTGCTCGCAGGCTTGTATTTTCACGCCCTATTAGCATGGGCAGCGTCAGTTGAGGAGGCATGGCAAATGCAGGCAGGCTTTGAGCGCCGTTTTGAAGTGATTTGGGAAGGCTTGAAAATGAGAGGTGAATTCGCATGA
- a CDS encoding sugar ABC transporter substrate-binding protein: protein MIARFKGRSAFTALLLSLTLVVAGCSGAGNGGNTPASEGASSQQPAESPKGEATATPEEKEPVTLKFTFWGSPQEKSAMEQATKTFTEKYPWIKVNAIHIPEADYDAKITAMVAGNDSPDLGYMHGELADPWQKEGKFVNLFELLDNDGELKREDFLDYIWFKSSEDFAYGISTAGETFGLFYNKDLFDQANAAYPPSKPDEAWTWDEFVDVAKKLTIDKNGKNASEADFDPKNIRQYGVSFETWHGPVHATVINNEGEWITKDGKFGFSQPEATEAIQRLADLINVHHVAPSPVQMKSIPSQAVALQSKLVAMSMHGQWINLDLGAAGVNYDIGVLPKMKRSVPMGISGASVIYQSTKHLEEAWLLTKFLENPEGSIDLYKGGLWMPTMTKWYTDPELVAKWAENNPAHPAGFKDAMMNNLLNNGVPTGSYYIKNFSKVNAITFSGMDEVWLGRKTAAEAMKEVEAKVQPEIQGRYDVSE, encoded by the coding sequence ATGATCGCACGATTCAAAGGAAGATCAGCATTCACAGCATTGCTATTATCGCTAACACTCGTTGTGGCAGGATGCAGCGGAGCAGGCAACGGGGGAAACACGCCAGCAAGTGAAGGAGCCAGCAGCCAGCAGCCTGCGGAATCGCCGAAAGGCGAGGCGACAGCGACGCCAGAGGAGAAAGAGCCTGTAACGCTCAAGTTTACGTTTTGGGGAAGCCCGCAGGAGAAATCGGCGATGGAGCAGGCGACCAAAACCTTTACGGAAAAATACCCGTGGATTAAAGTCAACGCCATTCACATTCCGGAAGCTGACTATGATGCGAAAATTACGGCGATGGTTGCAGGCAACGATTCCCCGGATCTCGGTTATATGCACGGAGAGCTTGCTGACCCTTGGCAAAAGGAAGGGAAATTCGTCAATCTGTTTGAATTGCTCGATAACGACGGAGAGCTAAAGCGCGAGGATTTTCTCGACTATATTTGGTTCAAATCTTCCGAGGATTTTGCTTACGGCATTAGCACAGCGGGCGAGACGTTCGGTTTATTTTACAACAAGGATTTGTTCGATCAGGCGAATGCCGCGTATCCGCCATCGAAGCCGGATGAAGCTTGGACTTGGGATGAGTTTGTCGACGTTGCCAAAAAGCTGACGATTGACAAAAACGGCAAAAACGCCTCGGAAGCGGATTTTGATCCGAAAAACATCCGCCAATACGGCGTTTCCTTTGAAACCTGGCATGGCCCTGTACATGCAACGGTCATTAACAATGAAGGCGAATGGATTACAAAGGATGGCAAATTCGGCTTTAGCCAGCCGGAGGCGACGGAAGCGATTCAGCGCCTAGCGGACTTAATTAATGTGCACCATGTTGCGCCATCTCCGGTACAAATGAAGTCGATTCCTTCGCAGGCGGTTGCGCTGCAATCGAAGCTGGTTGCAATGTCGATGCATGGACAGTGGATCAATCTCGATCTCGGGGCGGCTGGCGTAAACTACGATATTGGCGTCCTGCCAAAAATGAAGCGCAGCGTGCCAATGGGCATTAGCGGGGCATCGGTCATTTACCAATCGACGAAGCATTTGGAGGAAGCGTGGCTGCTGACGAAATTCCTGGAAAATCCGGAAGGCTCGATTGACCTCTACAAGGGCGGCCTCTGGATGCCAACAATGACGAAATGGTACACCGATCCAGAGCTTGTGGCGAAATGGGCAGAAAATAACCCGGCGCATCCAGCGGGCTTCAAGGATGCGATGATGAACAATCTGTTGAATAATGGCGTTCCGACCGGCTCTTATTATATTAAAAATTTCTCGAAGGTGAATGCCATTACCTTCTCCGGCATGGATGAAGTATGGCTAGGCCGCAAAACAGCGGCAGAAGCGATGAAGGAAGTCGAAGCGAAGGTGCAGCCGGAAATCCAGGGCCGCTATGATGTGAGCGAATAA
- a CDS encoding sugar ABC transporter permease: MKPLASVHERELKAERGAGQKRKFGELGFGLLFASPVLLGYVIFVIVPIAATFYLGFTSYSVGTVPKWIGFDNYASLFSGADPFFYPAVKATVYYVGLSVPLGIILSFFLAILLNQQVAGKSFFRGVFYLPVIIPLAASSMVWMWLLQPDFGIVNYALDALHLPTSRWLGDTTSVVPTLILFSFWTLGNTIVIFLAGLQGIPAHLYEAIELDGGNRLHKLIYITIPMSSSIIFFNTVIAFINGFQTFVQPAVMTQGGPNNASLLYVLYLFNEGFKSSRMGSASAISVLLFLVIMLFTAAIFYFSKSLVYYEGKEERR; the protein is encoded by the coding sequence ATGAAACCACTGGCAAGCGTTCATGAGCGTGAATTAAAGGCGGAGCGCGGAGCTGGGCAAAAACGGAAATTCGGAGAGCTGGGCTTCGGCCTGCTCTTCGCTTCTCCAGTGCTGCTGGGCTACGTCATTTTCGTCATTGTGCCGATTGCGGCAACCTTCTATTTGGGCTTTACTTCCTACAGCGTCGGCACTGTGCCGAAATGGATCGGCTTTGACAATTATGCCAGCTTGTTCAGCGGGGCAGATCCCTTTTTCTACCCAGCCGTGAAAGCAACGGTTTATTATGTTGGACTGAGCGTGCCGCTGGGCATTATTTTATCGTTTTTTTTAGCGATACTGCTGAATCAGCAGGTTGCGGGCAAAAGCTTTTTTCGCGGCGTCTTTTATTTGCCCGTTATAATTCCGCTTGCAGCGTCCTCGATGGTTTGGATGTGGCTGCTGCAGCCGGATTTTGGGATCGTCAATTATGCGCTGGATGCGCTGCATTTGCCAACGTCCAGATGGCTCGGCGATACGACCTCCGTTGTGCCGACCCTTATTTTGTTCAGCTTCTGGACGCTGGGCAATACGATCGTTATTTTTCTAGCAGGCTTGCAGGGCATTCCTGCCCATCTGTATGAGGCCATTGAGCTCGACGGAGGCAATCGGCTGCATAAGCTGATTTATATTACGATTCCGATGAGCTCGTCGATCATTTTTTTCAATACAGTCATTGCGTTCATTAATGGGTTTCAGACGTTTGTGCAGCCAGCCGTTATGACGCAGGGCGGGCCTAACAATGCGAGCTTGCTCTATGTGCTGTATTTGTTCAATGAAGGCTTCAAGTCTTCCCGAATGGGCAGCGCCAGTGCGATTTCCGTCTTGCTGTTTCTCGTCATTATGCTGTTCACCGCAGCGATTTTCTACTTCTCCAAGTCTTTGGTCTATTATGAGGGCAAGGAGGAACGCAGATGA